The Nocardia arthritidis genome has a window encoding:
- a CDS encoding DUF3558 domain-containing protein yields MGRQATATITALTGVLLLASGCGPDKQGQPAPTTVDTSAATAALWDPCTQIPDQLLRQIGVDPATKKSDILDVPEPGWKICDWHDSELPHNFNVGVLSTIHTVDEFKAKKANTDFANVSVQGRSGFTYRDTSADKSESCYLALPTAHGAVEISAFDVSAKGKQIPPCERAKAAAEILAPVLPR; encoded by the coding sequence GTGGGACGGCAGGCAACAGCGACCATTACGGCGCTGACGGGGGTACTGCTGTTGGCGTCCGGGTGCGGACCGGACAAACAAGGCCAGCCCGCACCGACGACGGTCGACACGTCGGCCGCTACCGCAGCCCTTTGGGATCCATGTACACAAATTCCAGACCAGCTACTTCGACAGATCGGCGTGGATCCCGCAACCAAAAAGTCCGATATTCTCGATGTCCCGGAACCGGGATGGAAGATATGCGACTGGCACGATTCGGAACTTCCGCACAATTTTAATGTCGGGGTCCTTAGCACTATTCATACCGTAGACGAGTTCAAGGCAAAGAAGGCCAATACCGACTTCGCAAACGTATCGGTTCAAGGGCGTAGCGGTTTCACATATCGAGACACCTCGGCAGATAAATCCGAATCGTGCTACTTGGCTCTGCCGACCGCTCACGGCGCTGTCGAAATATCGGCCTTCGATGTGTCGGCCAAGGGAAAGCAGATACCCCCCTGTGAACGCGCAAAAGCCGCTGCGGAAATACTCGCGCCGGTCCTCCCACGGTAA
- a CDS encoding DUF5753 domain-containing protein — MGRVQRFDSVDVGYLHWFGVRGAVVDTYESELVPGLLQIPAYASALFRAVHPEDVPDDHARRVRLRMRRQSLVTRKHRPAKYEVLLRQSVLLAVVGGPRVIEAQLRHVADLSTRPNTTVRILPFSAGFPLGIALEPFVLLDFGVDGPGKSKGKVVEPPVVYLETLTGSLYQQQPRVIERYHQTYETIRKQALDPVASRSLLRQAAKEFAP; from the coding sequence GTGGGTCGAGTACAGCGATTTGATTCCGTCGATGTTGGATATCTTCATTGGTTTGGAGTCCGCGGCGCAGTCGTTGATACCTATGAATCGGAGCTGGTCCCGGGCTTGCTTCAAATACCGGCGTATGCGAGTGCGTTGTTTCGTGCTGTTCATCCAGAGGACGTTCCGGATGACCACGCTCGTCGGGTCCGGTTGCGGATGCGTCGACAGAGTTTGGTCACCAGGAAGCATCGGCCAGCCAAGTATGAGGTTCTGCTTCGTCAGTCGGTGCTGCTCGCTGTAGTTGGTGGCCCGAGGGTGATCGAGGCGCAGCTGAGGCATGTTGCCGATTTGAGTACGCGCCCAAATACCACTGTGCGGATTCTTCCCTTCTCCGCCGGGTTTCCACTCGGTATTGCGCTGGAGCCGTTTGTACTCCTCGACTTCGGGGTTGATGGCCCGGGGAAATCCAAGGGCAAGGTTGTAGAGCCGCCTGTTGTCTACCTTGAAACCCTCACGGGCAGTTTGTATCAGCAGCAGCCTCGAGTAATCGAACGGTACCATCAAACCTACGAGACTATCCGGAAGCAGGCCCTCGATCCGGTAGCGAGTAGAAGTCTGCTTCGGCAAGCGGCGAAGGAATTCGCGCCATGA
- a CDS encoding DUF397 domain-containing protein, translating into MRIDLSAEDWFKSRRSSGDGNCVEVAFAANSLVGVRDSKNPSGPVLVFTADEWLAFTDAMAAGVFHR; encoded by the coding sequence ATGAGGATCGACCTATCGGCCGAAGACTGGTTCAAGAGCCGTCGCAGCAGCGGGGATGGAAACTGTGTCGAAGTTGCCTTCGCGGCGAACAGTCTTGTGGGGGTTCGGGATTCGAAGAATCCTTCGGGTCCTGTATTGGTGTTTACTGCCGATGAGTGGTTGGCTTTCACTGACGCGATGGCTGCCGGCGTATTCCATCGTTGA
- a CDS encoding HNH endonuclease signature motif containing protein, whose protein sequence is MTPDDPDAGQRVADSLLASVDQLVGTSLIPLSDDDVVELLRDVETVMRRLAGFGHHIVAQVVQRSIPAKVGARGVPGFLVETLRIPHAEASARAKAAKELGPRVDMAGEVHPPLLPATAAALAEGAISVAHAQRISAVLAHVPGSVDNPEFEATETLLAGLARTLCADDIPAVGDKVLAYLDPDGRVTDDKDRARMRGVTVGRQRPDGMSVIRGELSPTLRGLWDTFMAKYARPGMNNPDDPDSPCGACDVADREAMVAAATRDTRTVAQRQHDALAMLLDPQTRVDELGEHRGLPVSMIMTVSVEDLERKTGVATTATGGTIPISEALRLAEHADPYLLVFDKHGLPLHFARKRRLASASQRLALTAALRGCTRPGCDAPASLCAAHHVSDWHADGATDIENLTLACDHCHSLVNDGPNGWKTVVLGKDSRYPGRTGWIAPPHIDPTRTPRVNHRHHPGELLARALSRIHHRNDRDQSHHRDWLKDQQPPTDRD, encoded by the coding sequence ATGACACCGGACGATCCTGACGCGGGGCAACGAGTCGCCGACTCGTTGCTCGCCAGTGTGGATCAGTTGGTGGGCACCTCGTTGATTCCGTTGTCGGATGATGACGTGGTCGAGTTGTTGCGGGATGTCGAGACTGTGATGCGGCGGTTGGCCGGGTTCGGGCATCACATCGTGGCGCAGGTGGTGCAGCGGTCGATCCCCGCCAAGGTGGGTGCGCGGGGCGTGCCGGGGTTTCTGGTTGAGACACTGCGTATTCCGCATGCTGAGGCGTCGGCGCGAGCCAAAGCGGCCAAGGAGTTGGGTCCACGTGTCGATATGGCCGGGGAGGTGCATCCGCCGTTGCTGCCCGCGACCGCGGCCGCGTTGGCCGAGGGCGCGATCAGTGTGGCGCACGCGCAACGGATTTCGGCGGTGCTCGCGCATGTGCCGGGGTCGGTGGACAATCCCGAATTCGAGGCCACCGAAACCTTGTTGGCCGGGCTGGCCCGCACCCTGTGCGCTGATGACATTCCCGCGGTCGGGGACAAGGTCCTGGCGTATCTGGATCCGGATGGCCGTGTCACCGATGACAAGGATCGGGCCCGGATGCGGGGTGTCACGGTGGGGCGGCAACGCCCGGACGGGATGTCGGTGATCCGGGGTGAGCTGTCGCCGACGTTGCGGGGTTTGTGGGATACGTTCATGGCCAAATACGCGCGCCCGGGCATGAACAACCCCGACGACCCCGACTCCCCGTGCGGGGCCTGTGATGTCGCCGATCGCGAGGCGATGGTGGCGGCCGCGACACGCGATACCCGCACGGTGGCGCAGCGTCAGCACGACGCGTTGGCGATGCTGCTGGACCCGCAAACCCGGGTCGATGAACTCGGTGAACACCGCGGCCTGCCGGTGTCGATGATCATGACCGTCAGCGTCGAGGATCTGGAACGCAAGACCGGTGTGGCGACAACCGCGACCGGCGGCACCATCCCGATCAGCGAGGCCCTGCGGTTGGCCGAACACGCCGACCCCTACCTGCTGGTATTCGACAAACACGGTCTGCCACTGCATTTCGCGCGGAAACGACGCCTGGCCTCCGCGTCACAGCGGTTGGCGTTGACCGCGGCCCTGCGTGGCTGCACCCGCCCGGGCTGCGACGCACCGGCGAGTCTGTGCGCGGCGCACCATGTGAGCGACTGGCACGCCGACGGCGCCACAGATATCGAAAATTTGACCTTGGCGTGCGACCACTGCCACAGTCTGGTCAACGATGGCCCGAACGGCTGGAAAACCGTTGTCCTGGGCAAGGATTCACGGTATCCAGGCCGTACCGGGTGGATCGCGCCACCACACATCGACCCCACCAGGACACCGCGCGTCAACCACCGCCACCACCCCGGCGAGTTGCTGGCACGAGCCCTATCGCGGATCCACCACCGCAACGACCGCGACCAGTCCCACCACCGCGACTGGCTCAAAGACCAACAACCACCAACAGACCGGGACTGA
- a CDS encoding NAD(P)-binding domain-containing protein, which translates to MPTDFEILVIGAGQAGLSAGYHLQRLGLRPEHEFLIVDHAQAPGGAWQFRWPSLTLSTVNRVHDLPGMSFADTLPPGSETVPAATAVPHYYELYEKRFELRVRRPVSVTVVCDRDADGNRCDGRGEFLNAETDSAGTMRVRGIINCTGTWEHPFIPVYPGAETFHGRQLHTHDYRTAAEFAGKHVVVVGGGISAVQLLDEISQVTTTTWVTRTEPRFRDDMFTAEAGRAAVAIVEDRVRRGLPPGSVVSVTGLRLDDRLRAAQKRGALQRLPMFKSIEPDGVRWADGTFQHADVILWATGFRSALDHLAPLRLRGPGGGIKMDGRLATQVADDPRIHLIGYGPSASTIGANRAGRAAAVELTSYLGLQ; encoded by the coding sequence GTGCCGACAGACTTCGAGATCCTGGTAATCGGTGCTGGTCAGGCCGGACTGTCTGCCGGTTATCACCTGCAACGCCTCGGATTGCGCCCCGAACACGAGTTCCTGATCGTCGATCATGCGCAGGCGCCGGGCGGCGCCTGGCAATTCCGCTGGCCGTCGCTCACCCTCTCCACGGTCAACCGGGTGCACGATTTGCCCGGAATGTCGTTCGCCGACACATTGCCGCCCGGATCGGAAACCGTGCCCGCCGCCACCGCCGTGCCGCACTACTACGAGCTTTACGAAAAGCGTTTCGAATTGCGGGTGCGCCGCCCGGTCTCGGTCACCGTCGTCTGCGACCGCGACGCCGACGGCAACCGCTGCGACGGCCGGGGAGAATTCCTCAATGCCGAAACCGATTCCGCGGGCACCATGCGCGTGCGCGGCATCATCAACTGCACCGGAACCTGGGAGCATCCCTTCATCCCCGTCTACCCCGGCGCGGAAACCTTCCACGGCCGCCAACTACACACCCACGACTATCGCACCGCCGCCGAATTCGCGGGCAAACACGTCGTCGTGGTCGGCGGCGGTATCTCGGCGGTGCAATTGCTCGACGAAATATCCCAGGTCACCACCACCACATGGGTCACACGCACCGAACCCCGATTCCGTGACGACATGTTCACCGCGGAAGCCGGCCGCGCCGCCGTCGCCATCGTCGAGGACCGGGTCCGGCGCGGACTACCGCCCGGCTCGGTGGTCTCGGTGACCGGCCTACGCCTCGACGACCGACTGCGCGCCGCCCAGAAACGCGGAGCCCTGCAACGCCTCCCGATGTTCAAAAGCATCGAACCGGACGGCGTGCGCTGGGCCGACGGAACCTTCCAGCACGCCGATGTCATCCTGTGGGCCACCGGATTCCGCAGCGCCCTCGACCATCTCGCACCCCTACGCCTGCGCGGCCCCGGCGGCGGCATCAAAATGGACGGCCGTCTCGCCACCCAGGTCGCGGACGATCCGCGCATCCACCTGATCGGTTATGGACCGTCGGCGAGCACCATCGGCGCCAATCGCGCCGGGCGGGCAGCGGCGGTTGAGCTGACCAGTTATCTTGGGCTGCAATAG